From Nymphaea colorata isolate Beijing-Zhang1983 chromosome 6, ASM883128v2, whole genome shotgun sequence, a single genomic window includes:
- the LOC116255523 gene encoding verprolin-like yields MEAEGGGVTPFWAETNQDFRRHRGHSRRNIRIPNGVFAVLLSPLALIPTLVVAAVLVFYIPTLLAPLSQFLRRVPLFNSWEAFNLLLVLFAILTGIFSRNTSAGGHQPHHQESDPFAAKLFDFPGKSEDRNGHDEVGGSRIIFQRSDPLRNEETHPAAVQEEAPLSQDLKAAWFPDDGRKTERFGSQGNLISADAHFQRDADFGECSLGSSSSSSAHSPPKASNVDHGSLIRRRRSPTSFPHAPPPLENIETEDGFVVPSRRSPPPLLLPSGSINVDGSSSIRRKHFPPSLLSHSPEAINADDGADVERKHSRPPLVYPPLETMNSDDGYVMQRKHSSPPLKSLSPPPLPHSAYPHAPETLESKTKRRSKHKSKDAPSSLTAPSSSRKKEKNKKKKEKEKEEKEKKKSRGPEPTAEILVPPSLPPPPPSSFFHQWFADMKNESKMEKLRPHSDRLLPPLPPPSSLPPHLGTTKKASSSTERPENARKDNVGSRDSSIPRPALPSLIKEKQNLQIEARSSSSDSSSGRSIPYLPPPPPPPFAVPEESTVKQSKAVQTRRESRRVYEGLTEQRRSEERSGNSFCPSPDVNVKADKFIAQFHEGIRLEKLQFAKEKLVREGVGSKR; encoded by the coding sequence ATGGAGGCGGAGGGCGGAGGTGTAACCCCATTCTGGGCGGAGACTAACCAGGATTTCCGCCGCCACAGGGGCCATAGCCGCCGGAATATTCGGATACCGAATGGCGTGTTCGCCGTTTTACTCTCCCCATTGGCCCTCATTCCCACTTTGGTGGTGGCGGCCGTCCTTGTTTTCTATATTCCGACCCTCCTTGCCCCTCTCTCTCAGTTCCTCCGACGCGTTCCCCTCTTCAACTCGTGGGAAGCCTTCAACTTGCTGCTCGTCCTCTTTGCTATCCTGACCGGAATCTTTAGCAGAAACACCAGTGCCGGTGGCCACCAGCCACACCATCAAGAGAGCGACCCCTTCGCTGCCAAGCTCTTTGACTTTCCGGGAAAGTCCGAAGACCGAAATGGCCACGACGAGGTCGGCGGCAGCCGCATTATCTTCCAAAGATCTGATCCACTTCGCAACGAGGAGACACATCCCGCTGCCGTCCAAGAGGAAGCTCCATTGTCTCAGGATTTGAAGGCGGCCTGGTTTCCGGACGACGGCCGGAAGACAGAGAGGTTCGGTTCCCAGGGCAATCTGATTTCCGCGGACGCTCATTTTCAGAGGGACGCTGATTTCGGAGAGTGCAGTTTGGGATCTTCCTCTTCGTCTTCTGCTCATTCTCCTCCCAAAGCCAGTAACGTCGACCATGGCTCTCTGATTCGGAGGAGGCGTTCTCCTACATCATTCCCTCATGCTCCTCCTCCGCTGGAAAATATTGAAACGGAAGACGGCTTTGTTGTTCCGAGTAGGCGTTCTCCTCCACCACTGCTTCTTCCTTCGGGATCCATTAACGTGGACGGCAGCTCTAGCATCCGGAGAAAGCATTTTCCTCCATCATTGCTTTCTCATTCTCCGGAGGCTATTAACGCCGATGACGGCGCTGACGTCGAGAGGAAGCATTCCCGTCCACCGTTGGTTTATCCTCCTCTTGAAACCATGAACTCCGATGACGGCTACGTCATGCAGAGGAAGCATTCTTCTCCGCCACTAAAGTCACTTTCTCCACCTCCGCTGCCACATTCCGCTTACCCTCATGCACCCGAAACACTGGAAAGCAAAACCAAGAGAAGGAGCAAGCACAAGAGCAAGGACGCTCCCTCCTCGCTTACTGCCCCTTCGAGCTCccggaagaaggagaagaacaagaagaagaaggagaaggagaaggaggagaaggagaagaagaagagcagagGCCCCGAACCCACAGCCGAGATCCTGGTCCCTCCTTCTTTACCGCCACCGCCACCCTCGTCCTTCTTCCATCAATGGTTTGCAGACATGAAGAACGAGTCCAAGATGGAAAAGCTGAGACCCCATTCAGACCGGCTTCTGCCACCGCTGCCGCCGCCATCATCCCTCCCTCCCCATTTGGGAACCACCAAAAAAGCATCCTCGTCCACCGAAAGACCGGAAAATGCTAGAAAAGATAATGTCGGTAGCAGGGATTCTTCAATCCCGCGGCCTGCCTTGCCATCATTGATCAAAGAAAAACAGAACCTGCAGATAGAAGCTCGTAGCAGCAGTAGTGACAGTAGTAGCGGAAGATCAATCCCGTATCTGCCTCCACCGCCTCCTCCGCCGTTCGCAGTGCCAGAGGAGAGCACAGTGAAGCAGAGTAAGGCTGTTCAGACCCGAAGGGAGTCGAGAAGGGTGTACGAGGGCCTAACTGAACAGAGAAGAAGTGAAGAAAGAAGTGGAAATTCATTCTGCCCAAGCCCTGATGTTAATGTTAAGGCTGATAAGTTCATTGCTCAATTCCACGAAGGAATTAGGCTCGAGAAGTTGCAATTTGCGAAGGAGAAGTTGGTTAGAGAAGGAGTGGGGAGTAAGAGGTAA